From Triticum aestivum cultivar Chinese Spring chromosome 7B, IWGSC CS RefSeq v2.1, whole genome shotgun sequence:
ATGTTTCAGACAGGAAAATAAAATCATTCTTGGCCCCCATTGCTTCTCCTTGGTGTTGGCCACACCATGGCAGTTCCAACACAAGAGTTTCATTGCTGACTGTATCATGTGATCGACGTTGAAGAAACTCCTCGTCAGCGAATCACCCGTAGGACTGCGGATCCCAGCTTAGCATCAATGATTAACGATGAAAACTCCCAACCAGCGTAGCCGCCGGAGATCAATAGATCCCAGCTTTGCAGCAGTGATCAACGACAAAACTCTCGGTCAGCAGAGCCGCCGGGGAAACAGAAAACAGATGCGAGGGTATGCAATCGCCGCCGCTAGGAGCTGTGTCTCCCGGTCAGACTCATGTGTGGACACTTGTGATGTACTCTCTccctaaagaaatataagagcgtttagatcactaaaatagtgatctaaacactcttatatttctttacagagggagtagattggagatgccctaactactCACAATATTTTTCACTGCAGTGGTATATTCAATAAAAAGGCTCAATGTACATCAACAATTACATTACATTCTGGCATGAAGTAATTGAGATTTATCAGCATCCATATACAATTCACAACAGGTACTTTATCAGCATCCACATACAATTCACAACAGGTACTTTATCAGCATCCACATACAATTCACAACAGGTACTTTATCAGCATCCACATACAATTCACAACTGGTACTTCACAGGCATCCTCGTGATCCAAATGCTAAAGCCAAAAAAAGGACAAGAGAATAAAACTCACGGAGCTAGCTATGATAGTTTAACCATGGATAACACATCACCACTTCATCTTAACAGCCAGCTTTCAGAACTCAGAACTGATGCCACAGATAGCTAAATTTAGAGGGCGGCATTCACTGGCCACAGCATCGACCTTCACCATGTCAACAGAAAACTAGGGAGAAGAGCACTGTTACTCAATCTTCACAGACAACTAGGGAGAAGAGCACTGTTACTCAATCTTCACAGACGAGTAAATCAGCCTAGTGAACATTAAACAGGCGTAGAATCCAATTGTACCCGTCAAGGCAAAGAACGCATACGAGGCGATGAGCATGTAGCCGAAGTAAAGGATGGCTGACACAAACTTTGTGATCTCCAGCTTTGTGTAGAAGTAGAAAGTCGCATATAGGAAGAGGTACAGGGCAGAAGATCCTGATGTCAAGTATGATCTCCACCACCACAGGTAATCCTCACTGCATAGCTGGAAGTAGCAGAGCACAATCGAGATCTCAGCACATGTGACGATTAGAATAAGGAAGACAAGGAAGAGGAACCCAAAGATGTAGTAGAATTGGTGCAGCCAGATGGAGGTCAGGATAAAGAAGAGCTCAATGAACACAGCTCCAAATGGAAGGATCCCTCCAATTAGAATCGAAAAGATTGAGTTCATGTACCAGGCTTGCTCAGGTACCTGCCTGGGTATCTTGTTTGTTTTCACTGGGTCTTCAATGGCTGGTTTCTTGAAACCAAGGTAACTCCCAACAAACACTAAAGGCACCGAGATACCAAACCAAAGGAGGACAAGGGCAAACATTGTGGTGAATGGAACTGCACCAGAGGACTTCTGCCCCCAGATAAGAATATTCAAGAAGAAGAAAACAGTGAACACACTGCCAGGGAAGGTGAATGCTGTCCTCAAGGCAATGTTCTTCCACTCTGAGCCCTTGAACAACTTGTAAAGACGTGAAGAAGAGTAGCCAGCAAGCAAACCCATGAAAACCCAAAGCAAGAGCATAGCTGTCATCAGTCCACCTCTGTTGGATGGAGAAAGGAAGCCAAGGACTGCAAAGACCATCGTGACAAGCATCATGCCAAAAAACTGGACACCTGTACCAACATAAACACAGAGCCAATCAGAGTTGGCAGGCGGCCTGAAAACATCACCATGAACAAGCTTCCATCCAGTTTCTTCTTGGGCTTCCTCCTGAGTCTCAAGCTGGTTATACTTGGAGATGTCCCGATAAAGGGTCCGAAGCATGATCATTGCAACCATTCCGGAAAGGAAGAGAACGATCATGAGAGAATTTACAATGGAGAACCAATGGATTTGATCGTCTGTCATCAGCAGATAACTATCCCAGCGAGATGCCCACTTGATATCACTCTCCTGCAAGTTGATAAGAGTAGTTGAAAGAATTAGTAAATAATATCAAGCTCCGCCTAGGACACACTAAACAATACTATAGCAAATACAATCACTTCAATAGTGTCGAACCTAAAAGGTTTACACATTAATTATCACCTTGAAATCCACATCGTATGTGAAGACAATGTCTTTGCCAGCTTCAACCTCCTGAGGAGAATCAGATGATGTAATTATACGTTTCGCATTCGGATCGCAAGTGGTCAGATGAGTCTTCTTGTCATTCCACTGTCCATATTCGTGCTTGACACTGCAGCATATGCCATTGTTTTTCAGATTCAAATCACCACAACCTGAATTTTCAAATAATTACAAGCTCAAATGTACCTGTAGGGTTTTACTTCAAAGGCCACTATCCTAGAAACATCCCTTTGTGCATCCCTGTGATATTTCACCGTGAAGGACAAATGATTGTGGATGAAGTACTTTTCATCCTTACTCTGTCAAACAACCAAGAAAAGTAAAGTGCACAGAAGAACTTTGCCCCCAGATGACATTTGATCAATACATAATAGTTTAACTTACCCCTGAGTATTGTCCTTTGGCTCCAACATGGAACCCATGTTGATAGAAATAAGCACCTTCTTGATCCACTCTTTGAATAGGAACAACTAGAGGTAGGTTGTCAAGAATCCTGTTGGATGTAGAGAATTTATGTGAGACCTACCGATAGACATCAATAAAATCTTAGATAATCCAGAAATTAAATGACTAACATACATGTTCACGCGGTACTCATCTTCAATCTTTTCCTTGAGAACCTTTCCTTCTTTTTCCCCAACTGAAATCTTGCAGACTATTTGACACATCTGAGGTACCCTCATTTCAAACTGGAAAACATAGACATGAAAAGTTAAAGGCCAACTGTGCAAAGTACCGGGCAAAGAAAACAATGGATAGAAAAAGAACAAACCACATATGGAGAGTTCTCAATGCGATCCCCACGGAGAACTTCACCCAGATTTTCAGCACTGTCAACGATCGTATCTGGCTTGCAGAATGGGAGAGAGTAGAAGGAGTAGGGAAGTTGTGTCTTAATTGAAGTCAGTTTATTGACTTTCACAGGGAGATGGTCTTTCTGCATTGAACCATAATAATTCAGTTAGCAGTTGCATACGAACAAGTGAATCCCAGTTAACTGAACTCTAAGGGGGAAAAAAGGTGAGCATGGAGCATGGCCCAAAACTTGCATAAACCATTTACCAGCTTACTGCATAATGTATGCTAGTAAGTTGGATATGAATTATTAGATGGAGATTCAAATCTTTGAGTTATCAACCAACAAATGTAATTCCTATGAAAATCGTTTGAATCAAAGAAGCACTGACACTGTTGAAAAGGGCCACACATCCTAGCGAACTCCAGTTTTAAAGGCCAATGTTTTTTCCCACCTGAGATTTTACAGCTTATAAACGAGCAAATCTGCATTCCAAAACTTAGTCGGTCCTCGAAAATCACTTAGGCAACTTATATCACGATTTAATGACAAGCATTGACGACCATAAATCATCTTTTAAATCCGCATTGCCGCCAGCGCACCAGCTGCCAATCAGCCGTCAATCTCCGTGCATTGACTACTAAATCTCGTCACCCCATTCCCATGGCATGTTCATTCGTCCTAACGCACAAGCAGGCGCGGGGGCAACCATAATTTCGAGCGACAAGCATAGTTCTAAGTTTGGCTTCTCGAAATGCATACACTCCGCGCACCACCTACATTGCGCGAGGCCACATCACAATCTAACCCCGTGACAGCACGGAGATCTCCGAGACACCCAGCCGCGCGAGCCCAGATCTGGGCATGCTGCGCCCAGATCCGACCAGAACACGATCCTGCACGGGAGGGGTCCACGCAAGCAGGGAGGAAATAGAGTTTGCCGCAAGATAGTACGGTGGGTACCTTTTCGAAGTCGTTGGGCGCGACGCCCGGGAGGTAGAATCCGGCGGCCGGGACCACAAGGAGGCAGAGCGCGGCGAGGACGACGGacagagccgccgccgtcgccggcagcGATATCGTCATGGGGAACGGAGGCGGTGGGCGAGGGTCGCTCACGGTTCGCTCGAGCGCTCGGGCCGGTGAGAGTGGCGAGAGGAGAATGGCTTTTCCGTTGCGACGAGGTGGTGTTTTAATGGAGAAAGAAAATGCGAAAGCGTCGTATCCCTACCTACCTTTTTTGTTTTTTCATACTTTTTTCTTTTTCGTAAATACGCAAAGTTCACGCATCTTTTCATTAactaggtaattgcccgtgcgttgctacaggAGATAAATAATTTTCAACGCACCATTGTGTTTAGAGATCATCAGATAATCTACCTAATCCTATAAACATGTTGTTTTGAGCCACATTAAGATACATGAGCATCAGTTTTTCATTGCAATGTCAAAATGTCAGAAAAGGTGAAAATAAATTTCTTGCTTTCCTATTTAATTCCAAAGTGAAAGTAACTCGAGCATGTCAAATACCAAAGTCCAGCAAACCCACGTGCAATGACAACTTTTTTATCTAATCTTGGTAAAAGATTCATATATAAATAATAAAACACGAAAGAGATATTTAGTACGTACCATGTAGCCCCTTTTGATGTTCTGACCAGAGATATAATGCTTTAGTGAGGTCAAAACTCCTGAGCTAATAGATAAACTAATTATCAGGATCCTAAAGAAACAATTACATAATTTGTGAACGCACCATACTAaacaaaataaaatttattcatctGTACGTACACACAGTTTGACATACAAATTTCTTGCACACATTACAGAGTTAGCAATTCATGCTCCTTGCTAATATCGTAAAGCAGATTAAATAAACAAGGGTGCTTCTGAGCAAATTTTTATCTTCATATAATCCACGAACTGCACAATGCAAGTCCTTAGCAGAAGGGGTGGAGAGCCATGGTCCTTTTCTCAGATCAAAGAACCGGAAAAAAAATGCGCAGTGGAAGCAGTGCTTTCCTTGGGTGGTGAATTGGTTCCATTCCCGGCGCACGCAGGTGTAGTCATTACCGATGTACACTATGAAGAGGAATACGACAACAAGAGCGCGTCGGCATCAAGCACCGACCCGTCAAGGCCGCGGGGCCTGACGAGCAGGTGCATAAGCACGTCTACAAAGAACGACACTGTCCGCGGCGCACACACACACGTCCTCCATCTCCCGACAATGGTTGTGCGTGGCCATGCAGCACCACGCCCTCCATGAGTACTCTTCCTCCCGCAACGAGCGCCGCCAGCCCGTCCATGAGATCTACCCACGCAATCCTGCATAACCGCCTTGCCGCTCGCCACCACGCGCCCTTGGACACCAAAGTGAGTGCATTATGAGATTATCTGCCAAATTACCATATGCATTTGGCGTAGACCAATCATATCTGCATTGCCACATTGTATATTACCCTGATTGCTCCATAGAATGGAGAAATGGGCAGTTCCCGCAGTGATTTATACTACCGCGATTACTTCCTGAAAACCGTGATTACATGCCTGTTTTACAGCCTTCTATATTATGGTGTGATTTCTATTACCATGATTGATCCGTATATTACAAGATAGGCATGTAAATCACACCGAGGTTGCTTCCTGAAAATACCAGGAAGTTGCCCTGTAAGTTTTCCTATTGATGTAAATAAATCAAAGTGAGTTATTGGCATACCAAACGGAATTTATCAGCTTACCAAACCGAATGTAAGTTACCCCACCCGACTGATATGCAGGAGTTTCCTTACCGATTGAAAATCGAGTTGACTAAAAATAGGAAGGGAAAAAACGTGTGTGGGTGGGATCGTGGGGGTGACGAAGGGGTTGGACGACGAACGACGTAAGAGGGGAGACGAAACATTccgtttcttttaggtagtagagatataGAAGGAATAAGAAatactctcttcgttcctaaatatttatctttttagagatttcaaatagactaccacatacggatgtatatagacatgttttatagtgtagattcgctcattttgctctgtatgtagtcattcgttgaaatctctagaaagacaaatatttaggaacagagggactaGTACGGATAAGGATACATTGCATGACACGAACGCAAAGAGGCATGAACATGGCACCTGAAACAAAGAAGGGTGTTCGGCCCAAACATAGAAAACTACATAGCTATACCCATCGAGCCCGAAACAAGAGAGGTGGGCCGAACCAACAAAACGACTAACATCACCAAATACTAGCACCAGGGACACCGAGAGCGAGCAAGATTGCCCCTTCAAGAAGGAAAAACGACACGCAACACCGCCGCCATCTGGATAACCGGACTTAGGGTACCCCCTGTGCGTGAAGAGGGGCGTAGATGAAGGTCGGGGCAGCAGCCGAGCAGAGATTTCTCCCTGGCTTGATTCTGAGCAATCCTATAGCCGCCGGATCCGGAAAATTGAGATGGGGAAGTCATTGTTGGCTGGAGCCGCCAaatctggggggggggggtatgccGCCGGAAGGTGGCACCTGACGCCACCAGACACACGGCAAAGGATCTGGCACAAAGCGAGGCGCAGAGGAACATCATCAGAGGTGCAGTGAGGCAGAGAGAACCGACGCGGGGGAAGCAGCAGCGACAAAGCGACGCAAGGAAGAGTTTGTAGTTGTGCTCCTTCCAGCTCATTCGGCCATCCAGGATCTGAGTTGTCACTCGAGAACGTAGGTCCTGAGGCTGCCGGGGCCGAGGAaacatgatgcggagcatcctttggtcatccccatggacctttcgtcgcctcaccaagcaccaaaaggacccatgactagagcacgagctcgAGCTCTCGAGATCGAGGTGACTTCTCTCATTAGTGATATATCATATGACCCTCTCAAGACATGgctacctcaatccggaatgttgtgcatgattagataccaagaggaccctcccgaggatgcacatgaagatgaacAAGACCCCAAGTCCACGGACGAAGAGAACCCATGGAAGAAGGCAAAAGAGgcttccaggcaccggacatccggcccaagtcccggacatccggtccctggAGATACACATAGCCAGCTCTTGCAGAAGAAGGCTCCAGCAACCGGACAttcggcgtccagcccggacatccggcgccccaccggaaatccggcctcccgcccggatatccggccccagCATCCTGAATACACTAAAGAGGACCccaacagcccggacatccgccagAACCACCGGACATCCGGTCCCTCCGGAAGCACCGAACATCCGGcaccaccagcccggacatccggtccctcatgaagccccggacatccggcccgacgcccggacatccggcgcctcctgcCTGCGCGCAGCTACTCTGGGCCATgacccatgtatcccttcgccccctgactatatataccccctcctcccgtacgttttagggttagcgttgatttagctcagattagagatagagcttcgctcatccatcggatctcctcttcgtgagagaccgcggcctcctcggagaagatccaatcggattcaagaccccctcgtgggacgatccccctcgtggattcaagacctcctcacagagaagatcggttacctttgtatccttacctttgttgattgtggatcatatgtatctctttgtgttcggtgatctagccctcgtgtgattgattctatgtcggtttcgtgattctctctcgttttccccgtgttttcccctttgtgcttccgcgtgttcttcgtgattccccgtaggatccactccaaacgtgaaagatcgtccacatagggttccgccctacatcatcttggtatcatg
This genomic window contains:
- the LOC123155846 gene encoding transmembrane 9 superfamily member 9; translated protein: MTISLPATAAALSVVLAALCLLVVPAAGFYLPGVAPNDFEKKDHLPVKVNKLTSIKTQLPYSFYSLPFCKPDTIVDSAENLGEVLRGDRIENSPYVFEMRVPQMCQIVCKISVGEKEGKVLKEKIEDEYRVNMILDNLPLVVPIQRVDQEGAYFYQHGFHVGAKGQYSGSKDEKYFIHNHLSFTVKYHRDAQRDVSRIVAFEVKPYSVKHEYGQWNDKKTHLTTCDPNAKRIITSSDSPQEVEAGKDIVFTYDVDFKESDIKWASRWDSYLLMTDDQIHWFSIVNSLMIVLFLSGMVAMIMLRTLYRDISKYNQLETQEEAQEETGWKLVHGDVFRPPANSDWLCVYVGTGVQFFGMMLVTMVFAVLGFLSPSNRGGLMTAMLLLWVFMGLLAGYSSSRLYKLFKGSEWKNIALRTAFTFPGSVFTVFFFLNILIWGQKSSGAVPFTTMFALVLLWFGISVPLVFVGSYLGFKKPAIEDPVKTNKIPRQVPEQAWYMNSIFSILIGGILPFGAVFIELFFILTSIWLHQFYYIFGFLFLVFLILIVTCAEISIVLCYFQLCSEDYLWWWRSYLTSGSSALYLFLYATFYFYTKLEITKFVSAILYFGYMLIASYAFFALTGTIGFYACLMFTRLIYSSVKIE